One part of the Rutidosis leptorrhynchoides isolate AG116_Rl617_1_P2 chromosome 1, CSIRO_AGI_Rlap_v1, whole genome shotgun sequence genome encodes these proteins:
- the LOC139885757 gene encoding uncharacterized protein: MGKSEPQLPIDNQQQEQNHDGSFLFDLGSSVITQLLSFKCVLVLFLSVAVLLTSVFSIFQLHHTQIGFDAKDSIKNSATIQAYFRLQKPVSYLLPQITRLEYDVYAEIGVPHTQVTILSMHKASGSNSTHVVFSVLSDPINSTINPVSLSMLRSSLVDLFTQRSNLTLTTSIFGQPSFFDILKFPGGITVIPKQPPSLWMLKQALFNFTLPNSVREIVENFGELQEQLKTGLYLKPYESVYVQVTNKAGSTSDSPVTVQASIVSDLGNLVPLRLKQLAQTITQSSDTRNLGLDHSIFGKVKEISLSSYLYYTLDAPTPSPSPSPELEDHEGPIISPYPAFSPPQHSSHLSPKIGHEKSSPPLPHAPSPCDGFKIFPGRPPTYLPLPRHHSNSPPPTYQKTKMPLDREKEDYKGSAPPPV; encoded by the exons ATGGGTAAATCTGAACCCCAATTACCAATTGACAACCAACAACAAGAACAGAATCATGATGGAAGTTTTTTGTTTGATTTGGGTTCCTCAGTAATCACCCAATTGTTGAGTTTCAAGTGTGTTCTTGTTTTGTTTCTCAGTGTTGCTGTACTTCTCACATCTGTTTTTTCAATCTTTCAATTGCACCATACACAAATTGGGTTTGATGCAAAAGATTCAATCAAGAACAGTG CCACGATACAAGCATACTTCAGACTACAAAAGCCCGTTTCATATCTTCTTCCTCAAATAACGAGACTAGAGTATGATGTTTACGCAGAAATAGGTGTTCCTCACACACAG GTTACTATTTTATCCATGCACAAAGCAAGTGGATCTAATTCGACCCATGTGGTGTTTAGTGTTCTTTCAGATCCCATAAACTCTACAATAAATCCCGTGTCTTTAAGTATGTTGAGATCGTCGTTAGTTGACCTGTTCACTCAAAGGTCAAACTTAACTTTGACCACATCCATTTTCGGGCAGCCATCGTTTTTTGATATTCTTAAGTTTCCTGGTGGAATTACAGTCATCCCTAAGCAACCTCCATCGTTGTGGATGCTAAAACAAGCCTTATTCAATTTTACCCTTCCTAATTCTGTGCGTGAAATAGTAGAAAACTTCGGTGAGCTACAGGAACAACTAAAAACAGGATTGTACCTAAAGCCTTATGAG AGTGTATATGTTCAAGTAACCAACAAAGCTGGTTCAACAAGTGACTCTCCAGTTACAGTGCAGGCATCAATCGTCTCAGATTTAGGTAACCTCGTGCCGCTAAGATTAAAGCAATTAGCACAAACGATTACACAATCGTCCGATACAAGAAATCTCGGCCTTGATCATTCAATTTTTGGCAAAGTTAAGGAAATCAGTTTATCTTCTTATCTGTATTATACGCTCGATGCACCTACCCCATCTCCTTCTCCATCTCCGGAATTAGAAGATCATGAGGGACCCATTATTTCACCGTACCCTGCTTTTTCGCCACCTCAGCATTCATCACACTTGTCTCCCAAAATTGGGCATGAAAAATCTTCACCACCTCTTCCACATGCCCCGTCACCTTGTGATGGGTTCAAAATCTTTCCAGGCCGACCACCAACGTACCTGCCACTGCCACGTCATCATTCTAATAGCCCACCACCCACATATCAAAAGACAAAAATGCCCCTTGATCGAGAGAAAGAAGATTATAAGGGTTCAGCACCTCCACCAGTTTAG
- the LOC139885758 gene encoding E3 ubiquitin-protein ligase RING1-like, which produces MSLRPRHRVIVNGNQRTRTYHYYWCRRCQQTFRTNSNNLPENVCPRCLGILPDELDIQRPRLTLNIANIEPPLATQLIENLALLFDPPESPPPFIGPQLLNPETDSNFIFQVTGSQPPLAHQNTASDEPLPNNIFNEEQPNSVIEGLPLVSLTSSHLANESHCPVCKDEFEVGEDVKELPCKHFYHSDCIVPWLNMHNTCPVCRYEIQGLSNTNDQTPFEEAFQRQDYGDNIDMNRGLEQLISLWPFRAFSNSTLRQDYFHRNNNPSSLLDRIGDTLGSVYEFLFDLVSPFRNNIY; this is translated from the exons ATGTCATTGCGACCTCGTCACCGTGTTATTGTTAACGGAAACCAAAGAACGAGAACATATCATTACTATTGGTGTCGACGTTGTCAACAAACGTTTAGAACCAATTCAAATAACTTACCTGAAAATGTTTGTCCGCGATGTTTAGGTATTCTTCCAGATGAACTTGACATACAACGACCAAGACTTACATTAAACATCGCAAACATAGAGCCACCTTTAGCTACACAACTAATTGAAAACTTAGCTCTTTTATTTGACCCGCCCGAATCACCACCACCATTCATTGGACCACAACTTCTTAACCCTGAAACTGATTCAAATTTTATTTTTCAAGTTACTGGCTCTCAACCTCCTCTTGCTCATCAAAATACTGCTTCTGATGAACCATTACCAAATAATATTTTTAACGAAGAACAACCAAATTCAGTAATTGAAGGTTTACCGCTTGTGAGTCTAACTTCGTCTCATTTGGCTAATGAATCTCATTGTCCTGTTTGCAAAGATGAGTTTGAGGTTGGCGAAGATGTAAAGGAGCTACCTTGTAAACATTTTTATCATTCTGATTGTATCGTTCCATGGTTGAACATGCATAATACTTGCCCAGTATGTCGATATGAGATACAAGGCCTCTCAAACACTAATGACCAAACACCTTTTGAAGAAGCTTTTCAAAGACAAGATTATGGAGACAATATTGATATGAATCGCGGTTTAGAACAGTTAATCTCGTTATGGCCTTTTAGAGCTTTCTCAAATTCGACACTTCGACAAGATTATTTTCATCGCAACAATAATCCAAGTTCTCTCTTAG ATAGAATTGGTGACACACTTGGTTCAGTTTATGAATTCTTATTTGATTTGGTATCACCTTTTAGAAACAATATATATTAA